Proteins encoded within one genomic window of Sulfurovum sp. XGS-02:
- a CDS encoding HD domain-containing protein — translation MREHYHIAVEECELGIVGHKVFVRLKDIPMYLSKRTKDSIRNRYSHSMEVGLSTEYILNHISRQLGNDVDLNFFKIGKIVGILHDIGHTAFSHDGEVILDKMLQKASATFDRPLRFNANLNNFRRIFKYEFYENLPDDVRVYALASLVKRVYELEEYPEYLYLKEYVLNAIALEEKYLASKGITVQNITGKTILCQAMDLADENRYRVTDIIDSLNIYTKEKLQEILLRSIKSEVRVKDIRKLVHLKTLSVPGYESVHYDKMKIKDLLIALLNRSSNAKTEFQNTMNTISMAFNRNFRLRQDGKLVPVDDEIEALRKEFQKVAAKYLWGSKKVQKIKKPFTHYFTTVADYFINKEFEMELIDSNTYKEKLTALSESDVTQEAYLREKLSLMRNFLGGLTNLKIMELYKKIALLKFEAKLGYKLENRDKLVEKHTVEAFEKKLEKKRQRLLKKRSDV, via the coding sequence ATGAGAGAACATTATCACATTGCGGTTGAGGAATGTGAACTCGGGATCGTAGGACACAAAGTCTTCGTACGTCTTAAAGATATCCCGATGTATCTCTCCAAGCGTACCAAAGACAGTATACGAAACCGCTACAGCCACTCGATGGAAGTAGGATTGAGCACAGAGTATATCCTCAACCATATTAGCAGACAACTCGGAAATGATGTCGACTTGAACTTTTTCAAGATAGGGAAGATTGTAGGGATTCTGCATGATATTGGACATACGGCATTCAGCCATGACGGTGAGGTGATCCTGGACAAGATGCTGCAAAAGGCTTCAGCAACTTTCGATAGACCACTTAGATTCAACGCGAACCTCAATAACTTCAGACGTATCTTCAAGTATGAGTTCTATGAAAACCTTCCGGACGATGTCAGAGTGTATGCGTTGGCTTCTTTGGTCAAGCGTGTGTATGAGCTGGAAGAGTACCCTGAGTATCTCTATTTAAAAGAGTATGTGCTTAATGCTATTGCTTTGGAAGAGAAGTATCTTGCATCCAAAGGCATTACGGTCCAAAACATTACAGGTAAAACCATTTTGTGCCAGGCGATGGACCTGGCGGATGAGAACAGGTACCGAGTGACAGACATCATCGATTCGCTCAACATTTACACCAAAGAAAAACTGCAAGAGATACTCCTGCGTTCCATCAAGAGTGAAGTGCGGGTGAAAGATATACGTAAACTGGTTCATTTAAAAACACTTAGCGTACCTGGCTATGAAAGCGTGCACTATGATAAGATGAAGATCAAAGATCTTCTTATCGCACTGCTGAACCGTTCCAGCAATGCCAAAACGGAGTTTCAAAATACCATGAATACCATCTCCATGGCTTTTAACAGGAACTTTCGATTACGTCAAGATGGAAAACTGGTGCCAGTGGATGATGAGATAGAAGCGTTAAGAAAAGAGTTCCAGAAGGTCGCTGCTAAGTATCTGTGGGGTTCAAAAAAGGTACAGAAGATCAAGAAACCTTTCACTCACTATTTTACGACCGTGGCTGACTACTTCATCAACAAAGAATTCGAGATGGAGCTGATAGACAGCAATACCTATAAAGAGAAGCTGACTGCGTTAAGTGAAAGTGATGTAACGCAAGAAGCTTATCTAAGAGAGAAATTGAGTCTGATGCGGAATTTTCTGGGAGGATTGACCAACCTGAAGATCATGGAACTCTACAAAAAGATCGCTCTCTTGAAATTTGAAGCAAAGCTTGGGTATAAACTTGAAAACCGTGACAAACTGGTAGAGAAGCATACGGTAGAGGCTTTTGAAAAGAAATTGGAAAAAAAGCGTCAAAGATTACTAAAAAAGAGAAGTGATGTCTGA
- the hemE gene encoding uroporphyrinogen decarboxylase, with protein sequence MSKIFVDACLGKETPYTPVWMMRQAGRYLPEYMEVRAAAGNFLNLCHDPEKAAEVTIQPLDIVGVDAAILFSDILVIPDEMGMDLSFVKGEGPKFSDPLKSQEDLDRLIGGEEAASKLTYVYETIELLRAQLDARGDEKALIGFTGAPWTLATYMIEGQGTKTYNICKKMMYSNPELLHNILRKVTDVVKLYMEKQIQAGVDVVQIFDSWAAAIEPGKYDEFSWKYMVEIAEYLKEKYPHIPVIMFPKGVAAFIASGKVYGNFDVFGVDWGTPMALAKEKLGDKYVLQGNMEPCRLYSQEATTACVEAIQEIMGGKRHIFNLGHGILPDVPVENAKHFVSECQRVSKK encoded by the coding sequence TTGAGTAAAATATTTGTAGACGCATGTCTAGGGAAAGAGACACCATACACACCGGTATGGATGATGAGACAGGCAGGACGTTACCTACCGGAGTATATGGAAGTACGTGCAGCAGCAGGAAACTTCCTTAACTTGTGTCATGACCCTGAAAAGGCAGCAGAAGTAACGATCCAGCCGCTTGATATCGTGGGTGTGGATGCGGCTATATTATTCTCGGATATTCTTGTGATCCCTGATGAGATGGGTATGGATCTGAGCTTTGTAAAAGGGGAGGGGCCGAAATTTTCCGACCCGCTCAAATCACAGGAAGATCTGGACAGACTTATCGGCGGTGAAGAAGCGGCCAGCAAACTTACCTATGTCTATGAGACGATCGAACTTCTTAGAGCACAGCTCGATGCAAGAGGTGATGAAAAAGCGCTTATCGGGTTCACCGGTGCTCCTTGGACACTGGCAACCTATATGATAGAAGGACAGGGAACCAAAACCTACAATATCTGTAAGAAGATGATGTATTCAAATCCTGAACTTCTTCACAATATCCTTAGAAAAGTCACCGATGTTGTAAAGCTTTACATGGAGAAGCAGATACAAGCGGGTGTCGATGTCGTGCAGATCTTCGACTCTTGGGCAGCAGCGATCGAACCGGGCAAGTATGACGAGTTCTCATGGAAATACATGGTAGAGATCGCGGAGTATCTTAAAGAGAAGTACCCGCATATTCCGGTGATCATGTTCCCTAAAGGTGTTGCAGCATTTATAGCGAGTGGAAAAGTGTATGGAAACTTTGATGTCTTCGGTGTGGACTGGGGAACACCTATGGCATTGGCTAAAGAGAAACTGGGTGACAAATACGTCCTTCAGGGGAACATGGAGCCATGCAGACTCTACTCTCAAGAGGCAACAACAGCATGTGTAGAAGCGATCCAGGAGATCATGGGTGGTAAAAGACACATCTTTAACCTCGGACACGGTATCCTCCCGGACGTTCCTGTAGAAAATGCAAAACACTTCGTAAGCGAATGCCAGAGGGTGAGTAAAAAATAA
- a CDS encoding YqhA family protein, giving the protein MLERLFEGTIWRSRFIVLLAVVFGLVGAVILFVVASMDIWNVGVYTLNTIITHAHPENFHEDIVAGIIGAVDLYLIAVVMFIFSFGLYELFISDIDEASGKNGSKLLAIDSLDQLKDKIAKVIVMVLVVNFFQRVLHTNFATPIEMMYFALSITALAVGLYFLGKVGKH; this is encoded by the coding sequence ATGCTTGAAAGACTATTTGAAGGTACTATCTGGAGAAGTAGATTTATCGTACTTTTGGCTGTGGTCTTTGGTCTAGTGGGTGCAGTGATCCTTTTTGTCGTCGCATCCATGGATATATGGAATGTAGGTGTCTATACACTCAACACGATCATCACACATGCACACCCTGAAAACTTTCATGAAGATATCGTAGCCGGGATCATCGGTGCGGTCGACCTCTATCTGATCGCCGTGGTGATGTTCATCTTCTCTTTTGGACTCTATGAGCTTTTCATTTCAGATATCGATGAGGCAAGCGGAAAGAACGGATCGAAACTGCTGGCGATTGATTCACTGGACCAGCTTAAAGATAAGATCGCAAAGGTCATCGTGATGGTTTTAGTGGTGAACTTCTTTCAAAGGGTATTGCATACGAACTTTGCTACACCTATCGAGATGATGTATTTCGCACTTTCTATTACCGCATTGGCAGTAGGGCTCTATTTTTTAGGTAAAGTAGGTAAACACTAG